In a genomic window of Candidatus Thiothrix sulfatifontis:
- the trpC gene encoding indole-3-glycerol phosphate synthase TrpC has translation MSTPDILQKILRTKQEEIVARSAVRSLAQLQAEAASASPVRGFEQAMRKRLAAGEAAVIAEIKKASPSKGLIRENFDPPAIAVSYERGGAACLSVLTDAHYFQGSESYLQAARAACQLPVIRKDFIVDRYQVYEARAIGADCILLIVAALADAQMMDLYALATELGMDALIEVHDKDELGRALRLNAPLIGINNRNLRTFETSLQTTLDLLPDVPEDVLLITESSIHTPADVQLMRDHGVNAFLVGEAFMRAEDPGSELKKLFF, from the coding sequence ATGAGTACCCCTGATATTTTGCAAAAAATCCTGCGTACCAAGCAGGAAGAAATCGTGGCACGTTCTGCGGTACGTAGTCTGGCGCAATTGCAGGCAGAGGCGGCGAGTGCTTCGCCCGTGCGTGGTTTCGAGCAAGCCATGCGCAAGCGTCTGGCGGCGGGTGAAGCGGCGGTGATTGCGGAAATCAAAAAAGCCTCGCCAAGCAAAGGCTTGATTCGCGAAAATTTCGACCCGCCCGCGATTGCGGTGAGTTACGAACGTGGGGGCGCGGCGTGTTTATCGGTGCTGACCGATGCACACTACTTCCAAGGCAGCGAAAGCTATTTGCAAGCCGCGCGTGCCGCGTGCCAATTGCCCGTTATTCGTAAAGATTTCATCGTTGATCGGTATCAAGTGTACGAAGCACGAGCCATTGGTGCAGATTGCATCCTGCTGATCGTGGCGGCATTGGCTGACGCACAGATGATGGATCTGTACGCGCTGGCAACGGAACTGGGCATGGATGCACTGATTGAAGTGCATGACAAGGATGAACTTGGGCGTGCCTTGCGTCTCAATGCCCCACTGATCGGCATCAATAACCGCAACCTGCGGACGTTTGAAACGTCTCTGCAAACGACCCTTGATCTGCTTCCTGATGTGCCAGAGGATGTTCTGCTTATCACGGAAAGCAGCATACATACCCCCGCCGATGTGCAACTGATGCGTGACCACGGCGTGAACGCCTTTCTGGTGGGCGAAGCCTTTATGCGGGCAGAAGACCCCGGCTCCGAACTCAAAAAACTCTTTTTCTAG
- the lgt gene encoding prolipoprotein diacylglyceryl transferase — protein sequence MLVHPQFDPVALSLGPLQVHWYGLMYVIGFLGFLFIGKMRAKEPHSVMTEDRVDDMMFWGALGVVAGGRIGYMLFYNLKGFLSDPISLFQIWDGGMSFHGGLLGVILAMFLLARRWKLTFFQVSDFVAPLVPIGLGAGRIGNFINGELWGRATDVPWGMVFPRVDDIARHPSQLYQAFLEGLVLFIVLNWFRKRSPPVGAISGLFLVGYGIARIIVEFVREPDVQLGYVAWGWVTQGQVLSVPMIVLGLLIMWLAYKKAKA from the coding sequence ATGCTGGTACACCCTCAATTTGACCCCGTTGCGTTATCGCTGGGCCCGTTGCAAGTGCATTGGTACGGGCTAATGTACGTGATCGGTTTCCTCGGTTTTTTATTCATCGGCAAAATGCGGGCGAAAGAACCGCATAGCGTCATGACCGAAGACCGTGTGGATGACATGATGTTCTGGGGCGCTCTCGGCGTGGTTGCCGGTGGGCGCATCGGTTACATGCTGTTTTATAACTTGAAAGGCTTTTTGTCTGACCCGATTTCGTTGTTTCAGATTTGGGATGGCGGGATGAGTTTCCACGGCGGTTTGCTGGGGGTGATTCTGGCGATGTTCTTGCTGGCACGGCGTTGGAAGTTGACGTTCTTTCAAGTCAGTGATTTTGTTGCACCACTTGTTCCCATCGGTTTGGGCGCTGGGCGTATCGGCAACTTCATCAACGGTGAATTGTGGGGCAGGGCAACTGACGTGCCGTGGGGCATGGTATTCCCACGGGTAGACGATATTGCACGCCACCCGTCACAGCTTTATCAGGCGTTTTTGGAAGGCTTGGTGTTGTTCATCGTACTGAATTGGTTTAGAAAGCGTTCACCGCCGGTGGGTGCGATTTCGGGCTTATTCCTCGTCGGCTACGGCATTGCACGGATTATTGTCGAATTTGTGCGCGAACCGGATGTGCAACTCGGCTATGTGGCGTGGGGTTGGGTGACGCAAGGGCAGGTCTTGAGTGTGCCGATGATTGTGCTGGGTTTGTTAATTATGTGGTTGGCCTACAAAAAGGCGAAGGCATGA
- a CDS encoding thymidylate synthase: MKQYLDLMRHVRDHGVVKADRTGTGTVSVFGYQMRFDLSAGFPVVTTKKLHLRSIIHELLWFLKGDTNIRYLKENGVSIWDEWADESGELGPVYGYQWRNWPTPDGRHIDQIAQIIQQLKHNPDSRRIIVSAWNVADVDNMALPPCHAFFQFYVAEGKLSCQLYQRSADIFLGVPFNIASYALLTLMVAQVTGLQPGEFIHTLGDAHLYSNHLEQVELQLSREPYPLPQMKLNPAVTDLFAFTYDDFELVDYAHHPLIKAPIAV, from the coding sequence ATGAAGCAATACCTTGATTTGATGCGGCATGTGCGTGATCACGGTGTTGTCAAAGCGGATCGCACGGGGACGGGTACGGTGTCGGTATTCGGCTATCAGATGCGCTTTGATTTGAGTGCAGGGTTTCCGGTTGTCACCACCAAAAAGTTGCATTTGCGCTCGATCATTCATGAGTTGCTGTGGTTTCTGAAAGGCGATACCAATATTCGTTACTTGAAAGAAAACGGCGTGAGTATTTGGGATGAATGGGCGGATGAAAGCGGTGAACTGGGGCCGGTGTACGGCTATCAGTGGCGTAACTGGCCTACCCCTGATGGGCGGCATATTGACCAGATTGCGCAAATTATCCAGCAATTGAAACATAACCCCGATTCGCGCCGCATTATTGTTAGCGCGTGGAATGTGGCGGATGTGGACAATATGGCGCTACCGCCGTGCCACGCCTTTTTCCAGTTTTACGTGGCGGAAGGCAAGCTGTCGTGCCAATTGTACCAGCGCAGTGCGGATATTTTCCTCGGTGTGCCGTTCAATATTGCCTCCTACGCTTTGCTGACGCTGATGGTGGCGCAAGTGACGGGGCTGCAACCCGGTGAATTTATTCACACGCTGGGGGATGCACACCTGTATTCCAACCATTTGGAACAGGTGGAGCTACAATTGAGCCGTGAACCGTACCCATTGCCGCAGATGAAATTGAACCCCGCTGTGACCGATTTGTTCGCCTTTACCTACGACGACTTTGAATTGGTCGATTACGCCCACCATCCGCTGATTAAAGCACCAATAGCGGTTTGA